The DNA window TGGGTACCGGCTCGACGCGGGTACGGAACTGCCGCCGCTGCTGTTCGACGACGAGCAGGCCGTCGCCCTCGCCGTCGCACTCCAGATCGCCACCACCGCCGGTGCCGGCATCGAGGAGGCCGCGGCGCGCGCGCTGCACACCGTCCGGCAGGTCATGCCCGCGCGGCTGCGCCGCCGCATCGACACCGTGGTGGTCACCGCCGTCGAGCGGCCCGCGACCCGATCGAGCCCACAGGCCGACAGTGGCGTGCTCCTGGCGCTCAGCGCCGCCGTCCACGCCCGCGAGGTGCTGCGCTTCGACTACGACCCCGCATACACACCGGCGGCCGCCAACGATCAGGCCGACACTGCGCCGCGTCGGGTGCAGCCCCACCACGTCGTCACCTGGGGCGGGCGCTGGTACCTCGTCGCCTGGGACCTCGACCGCGACGACTGGCGCACCTTCCGCGTTGACCGGATCAGGCCCCGCACCCCCACCGGGCCCCGCTTCACCCCGCGTCAACTACCCGCAGGGGACGTGGCCGCCTTCGTGGTCAGCAGGTTCCAGGGCCCCGAAGGCTGGCCCTGCCAGGGCGAGGTGATCCTCGGCCTCCCCGCCGAGGTCGCGGCCCGCTACACCAGCGACGGACTCGTCGAGGCCCTCGGGCAGGACCGCTGCCGGCTCGTCGCGGGCTCCTGGTCATGGCCCGGCCTGGCCGCCGCCATCGGTAGGTTCGACGCCGACATCGAGGTCGTCGGGCCGGCCGAGCTCCGAGACGCCTTCGCGCGCCTGGCCCGCCGCTACGCCGACGCCGCGGCCGGCGGACCCGCCACCTGACGTCCAGTGGTCCCGACGAACCGGTAACCCATTTGCGCCCGCCACGGCTCGTCATGAAGGGTCGGGAACCATGAGCGACATGTGGGTGGACCCCGCCGACGATCCACGAACCTACGGCAACCCGAAGGGCGAGAAGGCGACGCTGCGGGAGTACCTCTTCAACTACCGGCTGACCCTGGACATGAAGTGCGCCGGTCTCGACGCCGAGCAGCTCGCCCGCCGCTCCGTGCCGCCGAGCACCATGAGCCTGCTCGGCCTCGTCCGGCACCTGGCGAAGGTGGAGAACCAGTGGTTCCAGCGGGTGCTGCGGGGCAGGACCGACGGGCCGCGCCTGTTCAGCAGCGACGACGACCGGGACGCGGACTTCAACGACGCGGTCGCGGACCCCGCCGTCGTCGAGGAGGCGTTCGCCACGTGGAAGGCGGAGATCGCGGCGGCCGATCAGTGGCTCGACGCGCTCGACGAGGACGACCTCGGGCGGGAGGTGCCGTTCGACGATGGCACGGTCAGCGTCCGCGACGTCCTCGTTCACATGATCGAGGAGTACGCCCGGCACGCTGGCCACGCCGACCTGCTGCGCGAGTGCGTCGACGGCCGCACCGGCCAGTGAGTTAGGCGGACGACCAGGGCCGCTCGAGTCGCCCGGCTTCCGAGTGGGCGGCGGGGGTGTGTCTCCCCCGCCGCCCACACGGTCACTCGCTGCGTGCGGTCTCCGGGCCGGTGATCCTTTCCAGCAACGGCAGGGTGGACGCGATGATGCCGAGGCAGGCGGCCAGGCCGACGATCACGATCGCGTAGAACTCGGGGCCCGGGGCGGTGAGGGTGTAGTCCATCTGTGCCTTGAGGAACAGCTGGGCGGCGACGAGGCCCATGCCGATCGCGACCACGGCGACGGCCAACATCGGTACGGCGCTTTCCAGGGCGACCACACGCCGCAGGACCCGCACCGGCGCGCCACTAAGGCGGAGCAGGCTGAACGGGCGCCTGCGTTCGCTCAGACCGCCGACCACGCTGACCGCCAGGCTGCAACCGGCGAGGCCGAGGCTGGCGACGATGATGACGTTGGCCAACTGCTGCCAACCACGCAGCTGGTCGGCGAAGGACGACTCGAACTCACCGGGAGCGGTCGGTGCCACCCAGAAGTTCGGGTCGGCGAGCGAGAGAACCGTGCGCGATCGTTCCAGCGGGGCCGACGAACCGTCCGTGCCGACGACGACCGACGCCACCGGCAACCGCTGGAGGTCGTCGAGGGAGACGGGTGCGGCCGGCCAGACCCTGGTGGCGGACGCCGACTCGCGGAACGGGATGAAGTTGTGGGCCACCGCCGCCACGGTGGCACCATCGGCGCACCGGCCGTACGCCTCGGGGATGTCGGTGCACGCGATCACGCCAGGCTCGGCCATCCTGTCCGGGTTCCGGTGAACCACCGTTGCGCTCCGCACGCCCGGGATCGAGCGCAGCTCAGTCAGCAGTGAGTCGGGCACCGAGGGCTGGTCTTCGGAGAAGCTGGTGGACAGGGTGCCCGCCTCCGTCGAGCCGATCGGGGCCGGGCCACGGTTGGCGACGATCGTGGTGATCACACCGATGGACACACTCGTGACGAAGAGCGCGAGCATGATGCCGCTGATCGCCCGGAACCCGGCCTTGGGATTGTCGGCGAGGCGTCGCGCCGCGATGAGCGCCGCGGGGCGGCTCGCGCGGCTGGCCATGACACGGGCGCCGACCATGGTGAGCCAGGGGCCAGCGAGGATCAGGCCGATCATGATGAGCAGCAGCCCGGGCAGGAACGCCGCGGTCTGGCCGTCAGAGGTCTGCGGCCTGCGGCCGATGAAGTACGCCAGCTCGGCCACCCCCAGCACGAGTGGGATCAGCCGGTAGGCGCGGGGCGGACGGGGGGTGACCTGCCGCGTGACGCCGAGCGGAGAGATCCGGACGCGCCGTAGCGAGACCCACGCCGCCAGCGCCGCGCCGGCCGGGACGCCGAGCGCCACCACCAGGGCGTCCACCGGTCTCAAGAACATGTCGATGGGGAAGAACCGCATGCCGGTGAACGGGATCGCCGCCAGTTGGCCACGGAACGCGAAGAACAGCGCGAAACCGAGGGCCGTGCCGGCGACGGCCGCGGCGGCCGCCTCGGTCGCCGCGATCACCGAGATCTGTCTGGGCGTCGCGCCGACCAGGCGCATCGCCGCGAACCGTTGCTCCCGGCGGGCGGCGCTGAGCCGGGTGGCCGTGCCGATGAAGATCAGTACCGGGAACAGCAGCCCACCGGCTATGACACCGAGGATGAGGTCCACGACCGCCTCCGGCAGTGCGGGGGCGTCGGCGCCGACGCTCGTGACCTGTTTGACGTTCGGCAACGTGGTGGCCTCGTCGACGGTGTGGCCGACGATGACCAGGAGGGCGTCCGGTGACGGCAGCGCGGCGGGGCCGATCGTGCCGAGGTTCCGCCCGGGGTAGCGGTCGCTGAGCTGAGCGGCGGGGGTCGCCGTCAGCAGC is part of the Micromonospora cremea genome and encodes:
- a CDS encoding helix-turn-helix transcriptional regulator; this translates as MLKTSARLLSLLSLLQARRDWPGALLAERLDISPRTIRRDVDRLRELGYPILATKGPDGGYRLDAGTELPPLLFDDEQAVALAVALQIATTAGAGIEEAAARALHTVRQVMPARLRRRIDTVVVTAVERPATRSSPQADSGVLLALSAAVHAREVLRFDYDPAYTPAAANDQADTAPRRVQPHHVVTWGGRWYLVAWDLDRDDWRTFRVDRIRPRTPTGPRFTPRQLPAGDVAAFVVSRFQGPEGWPCQGEVILGLPAEVAARYTSDGLVEALGQDRCRLVAGSWSWPGLAAAIGRFDADIEVVGPAELRDAFARLARRYADAAAGGPAT
- a CDS encoding DinB family protein, whose amino-acid sequence is MSDMWVDPADDPRTYGNPKGEKATLREYLFNYRLTLDMKCAGLDAEQLARRSVPPSTMSLLGLVRHLAKVENQWFQRVLRGRTDGPRLFSSDDDRDADFNDAVADPAVVEEAFATWKAEIAAADQWLDALDEDDLGREVPFDDGTVSVRDVLVHMIEEYARHAGHADLLRECVDGRTGQ
- a CDS encoding FtsX-like permease family protein; translation: MIRFGLRLAVAGGREALTRLIIIGTAVAVGAGLLLVTLAGLNAVNAQLTRYASLYPSASAEGGADPLWWSTREDYFRGEEIVRVDVAAAGPGSPTPVGVPKTPGPGEYYASPALTELLTATPAAQLSDRYPGRNLGTIGPAALPSPDALLVIVGHTVDEATTLPNVKQVTSVGADAPALPEAVVDLILGVIAGGLLFPVLIFIGTATRLSAARREQRFAAMRLVGATPRQISVIAATEAAAAAVAGTALGFALFFAFRGQLAAIPFTGMRFFPIDMFLRPVDALVVALGVPAGAALAAWVSLRRVRISPLGVTRQVTPRPPRAYRLIPLVLGVAELAYFIGRRPQTSDGQTAAFLPGLLLIMIGLILAGPWLTMVGARVMASRASRPAALIAARRLADNPKAGFRAISGIMLALFVTSVSIGVITTIVANRGPAPIGSTEAGTLSTSFSEDQPSVPDSLLTELRSIPGVRSATVVHRNPDRMAEPGVIACTDIPEAYGRCADGATVAAVAHNFIPFRESASATRVWPAAPVSLDDLQRLPVASVVVGTDGSSAPLERSRTVLSLADPNFWVAPTAPGEFESSFADQLRGWQQLANVIIVASLGLAGCSLAVSVVGGLSERRRPFSLLRLSGAPVRVLRRVVALESAVPMLAVAVVAIGMGLVAAQLFLKAQMDYTLTAPGPEFYAIVIVGLAACLGIIASTLPLLERITGPETARSE